One genomic segment of Tursiops truncatus isolate mTurTru1 chromosome 11, mTurTru1.mat.Y, whole genome shotgun sequence includes these proteins:
- the NFYB gene encoding nuclear transcription factor Y subunit beta isoform X1, giving the protein MDGDSSTTDASQLGISADYIGGSHYVIQPHDDTEDSMNDHEDTNGSKESFREQDIYLPIANVARIMKNAIPQTGKIAKDAKECVQECVSEFISFITSEASERCHQEKRKTINGEDILFAMSTLGFDSYVEPLKLYLQKFREAMKGEKGIGGAVTATDGLSEELTEEAFTNQLPAGLITADGQQQNVMVYTTSYQQMEFADAELMDTEGRLKDLSGLPWWRSG; this is encoded by the exons ATGGATGGTGACAGTTCCACCACAGATGCTTCTCAACTAGGAATTTCTGCAGACTATATTGGAGGAAGTCATTATGTTATACAGCCTCATGATG ATACTGAGGACAGCATGAATGATCATGAAGACACAAATGGTTCAAAAGAAAGTTTTAGAGAACAAGATATATATCTTCCAATTGCAAATGTTGCAAGGATAATGAAAAATGCCATACCTCAAACGGGAAAG atTGCAAAAGATGCCAAAGAATGTGTTCAAGAATGTGTAAGTGAGTTCATCAGCTTTATAACATCTGAAGCAAGTGAAAGATGCCATCAAGAGAAACGGAAGACAATCAATGGAGAAGATATTCTCTTTGCCATGTCTACCTTAGGCTTCGACAGTTATGTAGAACCTCTGAAATTATACCTTCAGAAGTTCAGAGAG GCtatgaaaggagagaaaggaattgGTGGAGCAGTCACAGCTACAGATGGACTAAGTGAAGAGCTTACAGAGGAGGCATTTA ctaACCAGTTACCAGCTGGCTTAATAACTGCAGATGGTCAGCAACAAAATGTTATGGTTTACACAACATCATATCAACAG ATGGAATTTGCAGATGCAGAACTCATGGATACTGAAGGCCGATTAAAGGACttgagcgggcttccctggtggcgcagtggttga
- the NFYB gene encoding nuclear transcription factor Y subunit beta isoform X2, with translation MDGDSSTTDASQLGISADYIGGSHYVIQPHDDTEDSMNDHEDTNGSKESFREQDIYLPIANVARIMKNAIPQTGKIAKDAKECVQECVSEFISFITSEASERCHQEKRKTINGEDILFAMSTLGFDSYVEPLKLYLQKFREAMKGEKGIGGAVTATDGLSEELTEEAFTNQLPAGLITADGQQQNVMVYTTSYQQISGVQQIQFS, from the exons ATGGATGGTGACAGTTCCACCACAGATGCTTCTCAACTAGGAATTTCTGCAGACTATATTGGAGGAAGTCATTATGTTATACAGCCTCATGATG ATACTGAGGACAGCATGAATGATCATGAAGACACAAATGGTTCAAAAGAAAGTTTTAGAGAACAAGATATATATCTTCCAATTGCAAATGTTGCAAGGATAATGAAAAATGCCATACCTCAAACGGGAAAG atTGCAAAAGATGCCAAAGAATGTGTTCAAGAATGTGTAAGTGAGTTCATCAGCTTTATAACATCTGAAGCAAGTGAAAGATGCCATCAAGAGAAACGGAAGACAATCAATGGAGAAGATATTCTCTTTGCCATGTCTACCTTAGGCTTCGACAGTTATGTAGAACCTCTGAAATTATACCTTCAGAAGTTCAGAGAG GCtatgaaaggagagaaaggaattgGTGGAGCAGTCACAGCTACAGATGGACTAAGTGAAGAGCTTACAGAGGAGGCATTTA ctaACCAGTTACCAGCTGGCTTAATAACTGCAGATGGTCAGCAACAAAATGTTATGGTTTACACAACATCATATCAACAG ATTTCTGGTGTTCAACAAATTCAGTTTTCATGA